In the genome of Siniperca chuatsi isolate FFG_IHB_CAS linkage group LG17, ASM2008510v1, whole genome shotgun sequence, one region contains:
- the msto1 gene encoding protein misato homolog 1: MGSLCREVITLQLGHYSNFVGTHWWNLQDASLSYDPETPQDDIQSDVVFREGQTLGGHVTHTPRLIAMDLKGSLRTLRLEGSLYDTGKDTSAVTWEGSLMMHEESPPAKNPFLEDLDKLDKGESLADADVFSSSQPRYSRAVSVDTVNSQLARVQKGYRLEGSVKVWSDFLRIHLHPRTISVIHQYNHDGEAHRLEAFGQGEALLQGPVLEELEDKLHFFVEECDYLQGFQVLCDLADGFAGLGSKVTEMLQDSYGGRGILTWGLAPVSHPNSTPMKDLYHQLNCTLGTVHLASNSSFFCPLTVRGGLGRRPSSPIAFPHLTYDPSLWYHSSSVLALALDALTLPYRLRNNSVPMWQVADSLAVSGRKVVAAYGAVPFPMMHGSSLPDALSACTDALPWKPLSACSEPDDGRCYSQWATLKGFAGQRLVSSLAPGTQPPTPLHSLHSGEDVLASYISSFYPTAPLALQLVSTPSKLTPPFPQIFSQSLGAEGFLQSQPPPPGSPAPAVSSVPVMTSLQSGPALGSWLSELHRGASTFDIRRVAPSFLSQGPEMADYQEALEQLRLLARCYRDNSSGAMHSSSEEEDDD, encoded by the exons GATGCGTCTTTATCATACGATCCAGAGACGCCACAAGATGACATCCAGAGTGATGTCGTGTTTCGTGAAGGACAGACTCTGGGCGGACATGTCACCCACACACCTCGCCTCATTGCCATGGATCTCAAAG GAAGTCTTCGGACTCTACGGCTGGAGGGAAGTCTGTATGACACTGGCAAAGACACCTCTGCTGTCACATG GGAGGGAAGCCTCATGATGCACGAAGAAAGTCCTCCTGCGAAGAACCCCTTTCTTGAAGATCTGGACAAGTTGGAT AAAGGGGAGAGCCTGGCTGATGCAGATGTTTTCTCCAGTTCCCAGCCTCGGTACTCAC GTGCAGTGAGCGTGGATACTGTGAACAGCCAGCTTGCTCGAGTTCAAAAGGGCTACAGGCTGGAGGGCAGCGTGAAGGTGTGGTCCGACTTCCTCAGGATCCACCTGCACCCTCGCACCATCTCCGTCATCCACCAGTACAACCATGACGG GGAGGCACATCGTCTGGAGGCTTTTGGCCAGGGAGAGGCTCTCCTGCAGGGGCCGGTGCTCGAGGAGCTGGAGGATAAACTACACTTCTTTGTAGAGGAGTGTGATTACCTTCAG GGTTTCCAGGTTTTGTGTGACCTGGCTGATGGCTTTGCAGGcctggggtcaaaggtcacagagaTGTTACAGGACTCTTATGGCGGAAGAGGCATCCTAACCTGGGGGTTAGCACCTGTCAGCCACCCAAATTCA ACTCCAATGAAGGACCTCTACCACCAATTAAACTGCACATTAGGGACAGTCCACTTGGCCAGTAACAGCTCTTTCTTCTGCCCGTTGACCGTGCGCGGCGGACTAGGCAGACGACCCTCCTCTCCCATAGCATTCCCCCATCTAACTTATGAT CCCTCACTGTGGTACCACTCCAGCTCTGTCCTGGCTTTGGCCCTGGATGCCCTCACTTTGCCTTACAGGCTGAGGAACAACAGCGTCCCCATGTGGCAGGTGGCAGATTCGCTGGCTGTATCTGGGAGAAAG GTGGTGGCTGCTTATGGTGCCGTCCCCTTTCCCATGATGCACGGCAGCTCTCTCCCTGACGCCCTGAGTGCCTGCACAGATGCGCTGCCCTGGAAACCTCTATCAGCGTGCTCTGAACCTGATGATGGTCGTTGCTACAGCCAGTGGGCGACACTCAAAGGCTTTGCGGGCCAGAGACTAGTCAG CTCCCTGGCTCCAGGGACTCAACCACCCACTCCCCTGCACAGCCTCCACAGTGGGGAAGACGTTCTGGCTTCCTACATCAGCTCTTTCTATCCTACAGCTCCTCT ggctctGCAGTTGGTGTCTACTCCCAGTAAGCTGACGCCACCTTTCCCTCAGATATTCAGTCAGTCCCTCGGCGCTGAGGGCTTCCTGCAGAGCCAGCCTCCCCCGCCTGGCT ctccggccCCTGCGGTCTCCTCTGTACCCGTCATGACCTCCCTCCAGTCTGGGCCTGCACTCGGCTCGTGGCTGTCTGAGCTGCATCGTGGTGCCAGCACTTTTGACATCCGACGTGTGGCCCCCAGCTTCCTCTCCCAGGGGCCCGAAATGGCCGACTACCAGGAGGCCCTGGAGCAGCTGCGCCTACTGGCCCGCTGTTACCGTGACAACAGTAGTGGGGCGATGCACTCTTcctcagaggaggaggatgatgactGA
- the srsf4 gene encoding serine/arginine-rich splicing factor 4 isoform X3, whose product MKTAFPIRPRPGGGYGRWGRDRYGPPIRTDYRLIVENLSSRCSWQDLKDYMRQAGEVTYADTHKGRRNEGVIEFRLYSDMKRALEKLDGTEVNGRKIRLIEDRPGAKRRRSYSRSRSRSRSRSRSRRSRKSHSRSESSSRSRSHSRAASRSRSRSRSKKNKAKSKKEEEERSNGAQKNKDRSRSRSPKSKKSKKDGKKSKKDDSRSRSRSLSRSRSRSGIKDRSRKSGSKGREPPKSDDEGGEPERGSRSRSHSPAESKSRARSKSKSKSKSRSPSPAKARSHSRSASRSESRSKSRSQSRSRSRSRS is encoded by the exons GTGGATATGGGCGCTGGGGAAGAGACAGATATGGTCCACCGATAAGGACAGATTATCGGCTCATTGTTGAGAATCTTTCCAGCCGCTGCAGCTGGCAGGACTTGAAG GACTACATGAGGCAGGCAGGGGAGGTGACTTACGCTGACACCCACAAGGGCCGGAGGAATGAGGGGGTGATAGAGTTCAGGCTTTACTCTGACATGAAGAGGGCTCTGGAGAAGCTCGATGGCACAGAAGTGAACGGTAGAAAGATCCGGCTCATTGAGGACCGGCCTGGAGCCAAGCGCAGACGCTCTTATTCTCGCAGTCGCAGCCGCTCCAG GTCCCGCTCCAGGAGCCGCAGGTCTCGCAAGAGCCACAGCCGCAGTGAGAGCAGCAGTCGCAGCCGCTCCCACTCCAG AGCGGCTTCCCGCTCCCGCAGCCGATCTCGTAGCAAGAAGAATAAGGCCAAGAgcaagaaggaggaagaagagcgcAGCAACGGCGCTCAGAAGAACAAGGACCGCAGCAGGAGTCGCAGCCCCAAGAGCAAAAAGAGCAAGAAAGACGGGAAGAAGAGCAAGAAGGACGATTCCAGGTCCAGGTCTCGCTCTTTGTCCAGGTCTCGTTCTAGATCAGGAATTAAGGATCGCTCTAGGAAATCTGGCTCAAAGGGCCGTGAGCCGCCCAAGAGTGACGACGAGGGAGGCGAGCCTGAGAGGGGCTCTCGCTCCCGTTCACACTCGCCTGCTGAATCCAAATCCAGAGCCAGGTCTAAATCGAAGTCCAAATCCAAATCCCGTTCCCCCTCACCTGCCAAAGCCCGCTCCCACTCCCGATCCGCCTCCCGCTCAGAGTCCCGCTCCAAATCCCGCTCCCAGTCTCGTTCTCGCTCCCGTTCCCGCTCTTAG
- the srsf4 gene encoding serine/arginine-rich splicing factor 4 isoform X2 codes for MKTAFPIRPRPGGEDAMGLGTDVGSALIGGYGRWGRDRYGPPIRTDYRLIVENLSSRCSWQDLKDYMRQAGEVTYADTHKGRRNEGVIEFRLYSDMKRALEKLDGTEVNGRKIRLIEDRPGAKRRRSYSRSRSRSRSRSRSRRSRKSHSRSESSSRSRSHSRAASRSRSRSRSKKNKAKSKKEEEERSNGAQKNKDRSRSRSPKSKKSKKDGKKSKKDDSRSRSRSLSRSRSRSGIKDRSRKSGSKGREPPKSDDEGGEPERGSRSRSHSPAESKSRARSKSKSKSKSRSPSPAKARSHSRSASRSESRSKSRSQSRSRSRSRS; via the exons GTGGATATGGGCGCTGGGGAAGAGACAGATATGGTCCACCGATAAGGACAGATTATCGGCTCATTGTTGAGAATCTTTCCAGCCGCTGCAGCTGGCAGGACTTGAAG GACTACATGAGGCAGGCAGGGGAGGTGACTTACGCTGACACCCACAAGGGCCGGAGGAATGAGGGGGTGATAGAGTTCAGGCTTTACTCTGACATGAAGAGGGCTCTGGAGAAGCTCGATGGCACAGAAGTGAACGGTAGAAAGATCCGGCTCATTGAGGACCGGCCTGGAGCCAAGCGCAGACGCTCTTATTCTCGCAGTCGCAGCCGCTCCAG GTCCCGCTCCAGGAGCCGCAGGTCTCGCAAGAGCCACAGCCGCAGTGAGAGCAGCAGTCGCAGCCGCTCCCACTCCAG AGCGGCTTCCCGCTCCCGCAGCCGATCTCGTAGCAAGAAGAATAAGGCCAAGAgcaagaaggaggaagaagagcgcAGCAACGGCGCTCAGAAGAACAAGGACCGCAGCAGGAGTCGCAGCCCCAAGAGCAAAAAGAGCAAGAAAGACGGGAAGAAGAGCAAGAAGGACGATTCCAGGTCCAGGTCTCGCTCTTTGTCCAGGTCTCGTTCTAGATCAGGAATTAAGGATCGCTCTAGGAAATCTGGCTCAAAGGGCCGTGAGCCGCCCAAGAGTGACGACGAGGGAGGCGAGCCTGAGAGGGGCTCTCGCTCCCGTTCACACTCGCCTGCTGAATCCAAATCCAGAGCCAGGTCTAAATCGAAGTCCAAATCCAAATCCCGTTCCCCCTCACCTGCCAAAGCCCGCTCCCACTCCCGATCCGCCTCCCGCTCAGAGTCCCGCTCCAAATCCCGCTCCCAGTCTCGTTCTCGCTCCCGTTCCCGCTCTTAG